A single Tachypleus tridentatus isolate NWPU-2018 chromosome 9, ASM421037v1, whole genome shotgun sequence DNA region contains:
- the LOC143225153 gene encoding adenosine receptor A1-like — MLSNSSLPTSNTSSTCNGCTLTLEWKTSVVMGVEIMWTLLTVVINILTVLVILFHRRLRTVTSQLVVSLCIANLLFGVSMAYHAAYFSVPDHIDSCKYCCLLRYVLVLLPAYATAYNLAAISLDRYLAIFYPLHYTQLTNPRTIKSAVLFVWFLSTILALLLLVWNKWTPDQKCDYLEVAPKEYILCFMVIPAFIIFAFLTFVHARIWFEVRRLLHHTIAIIHKSYSLQKEIKTAVTVIAIVISYCVSFLPYHMVLIVILSGMESEKLHQLYTALVPLTFLNPCVNPLIYVWRNRHFRQALLSLLGYGSSSRHQLTFRPVYTAKILTPEVSTS; from the coding sequence ATGCTTTCCAACAGTAGTCTCCCTACTTCTAACACATCTAGCACCTGTAATGGTTGTACTTTAACACTGGAATGGAAAACATCTGTTGTTATGGGTGTGGAAATAATGTGGACTCTGTTGACAGTAGTCatcaatattttaacagttttggtCATCTTATTTCATCGTCGCCTCAGGACAGTCACAAGTCAACTAGTGGTCAGTCTGTGTATTGCCAACCTATTATTTGGAGTATCCATGGCCTATCATGCTGCATACTTTTCTGTACCTGACCATATTGATAGCTGCAAATACTGTTGTTTGCTCAGATATGTTCTTGTTTTGCTTCCAGCCTATGCTACAGCATATAATCTTGCTGCCATAAGCTTGGATCGGTATCTGGCTATATTTTACCCTTTGCACTACACTCAGTTGACCAATCCTCGTACAATAAAGTCAGCTGTGTTATTTGTGTGGTTTCTATCTACCATACTTGCCTTACTGCTACTGGTGTGGAACAAGTGGACTCCTGACCAGAAGTGTGACTACCTTGAAGTGGCTCCAAAAGAGTATATTCTCTGTTTTATGGTCATTCCTGCATTTataatttttgcttttttaacATTTGTGCATGCACGTATATGGTTTGAAGTTCGAAGACTGCTGCATCATACCATTGCTATTATTCACAAATCGTATAGTCTACAGAAGGAAATCAAGACAGCTGTTACAGTGATAGCTATTGTTATCAGTTACTGTGTATCCTTTCTTCCATATCATATGGTTTTGATAGTGATCTTGTCTGGCATGGAGAGTGAGAAACTACATCAGCTATACACTGCTTTGGTACCTTTGACTTTTCTTAACCCATGTGTTAACCCTTTGATTTATGTTTGGAGAAACAGACATTTCAGACAAGCTCTCCTTTCTCTTTTAGGATATGGATCATCTTCCAGACATCAACTAACTTTTAGACCTGTGTATACAGCAAAAATTTTGACTCCTGAAGTATCCACTTCTTAA